tGTCTGATGCGAAACATGTTTTGTCTCGATACAGGTTGCATTCGAAGACGTCTTAGCTGAACCGGATGGAATACAAAGCAACACATGCGTCTGGACCTTATCCAACCTGTGCTTCCGGTTTTGGCGAAGTTGTACATACAAACTGATGACCTTGACATGTGGCATGTGTATTGCTATGTATTGGGGCTGCGAGTTCTCTTACATAGCTTTCATGCACATTTGGTACGTCACGCCTTGCCTACGTATCCTGGAGATCAACTGTGTGTCCTGTCAGAAGATCTACGCTTTGTGCATCAACTGCTGGATAGTCCCCTTCTGTGAGGCGTGTGGAagcatttttattaatttcaaacGAAAATAAGAAGTTTTGACCTTAACATGAATTGAACCTTTagaatgacacttattcttaaGAACTCTAGATCTAAGTATACACAATTGCATCATCAAGTTGTATTATCATATCTACTGCAGCatttaaatatgttcatgttCAAAAGAGTGACGTGTTTACTTTTCAACTAATAAAGAATATTTCTATATGATTGGATCAGGCGGTGATGAAAAATGTAAACCACCATAGCCCCTGTTAATTCGCAGAATTAAGCACTCGCATAAAATAGATATACAGTATACATTGCATACTGGCATCATATATGTTGGTACAAATTACAAGGAGCCGGCTAACAGCTAACATTCAGGACTCCATATTAATTAAGGATTCTAACTTTGGTCAGGGTAAGACCATAGGA
This genomic window from Crassostrea angulata isolate pt1a10 chromosome 8, ASM2561291v2, whole genome shotgun sequence contains:
- the LOC128160350 gene encoding caveolin-1-like isoform X1; the encoded protein is MATGDLDLFNRDPNEINSHIKVAFEDVLAEPDGIQSNTCVWTLSNLCFRFWRSCTYKLMTLTCGMCIAMYWGCEFSYIAFMHIWYVTPCLRILEINCVSCQKIYALCINCWIVPFCEACGSIFINFKRK
- the LOC128160350 gene encoding caveolin-1-like isoform X2; translated protein: MAPSDIDLFNRDPNEINSHIKVAFEDVLAEPDGIQSNTCVWTLSNLCFRFWRSCTYKLMTLTCGMCIAMYWGCEFSYIAFMHIWYVTPCLRILEINCVSCQKIYALCINCWIVPFCEACGSIFINFKRK